The Mugil cephalus isolate CIBA_MC_2020 chromosome 11, CIBA_Mcephalus_1.1, whole genome shotgun sequence genome includes a window with the following:
- the gsk3ab gene encoding glycogen synthase kinase 3 alpha b isoform X3, producing the protein MSGSGRPRTSSFAEPPGAPGPAAAGAGSAVAGGSSAGKTGASQASGNSSTSFGNLKLPRDSGKVTTVVATPGQGPDRPQEVSYTDIKVIGNGSFGVVYQARLIDSQEMVAIKKVLQDKRFKNRELQIMRKLDHCNIVRLRYFFYSSGEKKDEVYLNLVLDFVPETVYRVARHFNKAKTTIPIIYVKVYMYQLFRSLAYIHSQGVCHRDIKPQNLLVDPETAILKLCDFGSAKQLVRGEPNVSYICSRYYRAPELIFGATDYTSNIDIWSAGCVLAELLLGQPIFPGDSGVDQLVEIIKVLGTPTREQIREMNPNYTEFKFPQIKAHPWTKVFKPRTPPEAIALCSRLLEYTPVTRLSPLEACAHAFFDELRQPNTRLPSGRELPLLFNFSPVELSIQPQLNSTLIPPHARAQTSPASHEGSVSDSTTQPSSAPGSINNST; encoded by the exons ATGAGCGGCAGCGGGCGGCCCAGGACCAGCTCATTCGCTGAGCCTCCCGGAGCTCCCGGACCTGCTGCAGCCGGAGCCGGATCGGCAGTAGCCGGCGGAAGCTCGGCAGGAAAAACTGGGGCTTCTCAAGCGAGTGGAAACAGCTCGACGAGCTTTGGAAATTTGAAACTGCCTA GAGACAGTGGCAAAGTGACGACGGTGGTAGCCACACCCGGCCAGGGCCCTGATCGCCCACAGGAAGTGTCCTACACAGACATAAAGGTTATAGGAAATGGCTCCTTCGGAGTGGTCTACCAGGCCCGTCTCATCGACAGCCAGGAGATGGTGGCGATTAAGAAAGTTCTCCAAGACAAGAGGTTTAAG AATAGGGAGCTGCAAATTATGAGGAAACTGGACCACTGCAACATTGTGAGGCTACGTTACTTCTTCTACTCGAGTGGAGAGAAG AAAGATGAGGTGTATTTGAATCTGGTGCTGGATTTCGTCCCCGAGACGGTGTACAGGGTCGCTCGGCACTTCAACAAGGCCAAGACCACCATCCCCATCATCTATGTTAAG GTGTACATGTACCAGCTGTTCCGCAGTCTGGCTTATATCCATTCCCAGGGCGTGTGTCACAGAGACATCAAGCCTCAAAACCTCCTGGTGGACCCAGAGACGGCCATCCTCAAACTCTGTGACTTTGGCAG TGCTAAGCAGCTAGTTCGAGGGGAGCCCAATGTGTCCTATATTTGCTCGCGGTACTATCGTGCCCCAGAGCTCATATTTGGCGCCACTGACTACACGTCCAACATTGACATCTGGTCAGCCGGCTGCGTGCTGGCTGAGCTGCTACTGGGCCAGCCCATCTTCCCTGGAGACAGTGGTGTGGACCAACTAGTAGAGATCATCAAG GTTTTGGGGACACCCACGAGGGAGCAGATCCGCGAGATGAATCCTAACTACACAGAGTTCAAATTCCCACAGATCAAAGCACACCCTTGGACAAAG GTGTTTAAGCCTCGTACCCCACCGGAGGCCATTGCCCTCTGCTCCCGACTGCTGGAATACACACCAGTGACCAGGCTGTCTCCCCTGGAGGCCTGCGCGCATGCTTTCTTCGACGAGCTGCGCCAGCCCAACACCCGCCTGCCCAGCGGAAGAGAACTGCCGCTCCTCTTCAACTTCAGCCCCGTCG AGCTGTCTATCCAGCCCCAGCTGAACTCCACGCTCATTCCTCCTCACGCTCGTGCACAGACATCGCCTGCCTCACACG AGGGCAGCGTGTCAGACAGTACCACCCAGCCCAGCTCAGCACCCGGATCCATCAACAACAGCACCTGA
- the gsk3ab gene encoding glycogen synthase kinase 3 alpha b isoform X2 — protein sequence MPNDSFSHEPFRGIRRCASTPQSPHHHCSTEEERGRRATYIERFLTNMSGSGRPRTSSFAEPPGAPGPAAAGAGSAVAGGSSAGKTGASQASGNSSTSFGNLKLPRDSGKVTTVVATPGQGPDRPQEVSYTDIKVIGNGSFGVVYQARLIDSQEMVAIKKVLQDKRFKNRELQIMRKLDHCNIVRLRYFFYSSGEKKDEVYLNLVLDFVPETVYRVARHFNKAKTTIPIIYVKVYMYQLFRSLAYIHSQGVCHRDIKPQNLLVDPETAILKLCDFGSAKQLVRGEPNVSYICSRYYRAPELIFGATDYTSNIDIWSAGCVLAELLLGQPIFPGDSGVDQLVEIIKVLGTPTREQIREMNPNYTEFKFPQIKAHPWTKVFKPRTPPEAIALCSRLLEYTPVTRLSPLEACAHAFFDELRQPNTRLPSGRELPLLFNFSPVEGSVSDSTTQPSSAPGSINNST from the exons ATGCCCAATGACTCATTTTCCCATGAACCCTTTCGAGGTATACGTCGTTGTGCGTCAACTCCCCAGTCCCCCCACCATCACTGTTctacagaggaagaaagggggagACGGGCAACCTATATTGAACGCT TTCTCACCAATATGAGCGGCAGCGGGCGGCCCAGGACCAGCTCATTCGCTGAGCCTCCCGGAGCTCCCGGACCTGCTGCAGCCGGAGCCGGATCGGCAGTAGCCGGCGGAAGCTCGGCAGGAAAAACTGGGGCTTCTCAAGCGAGTGGAAACAGCTCGACGAGCTTTGGAAATTTGAAACTGCCTA GAGACAGTGGCAAAGTGACGACGGTGGTAGCCACACCCGGCCAGGGCCCTGATCGCCCACAGGAAGTGTCCTACACAGACATAAAGGTTATAGGAAATGGCTCCTTCGGAGTGGTCTACCAGGCCCGTCTCATCGACAGCCAGGAGATGGTGGCGATTAAGAAAGTTCTCCAAGACAAGAGGTTTAAG AATAGGGAGCTGCAAATTATGAGGAAACTGGACCACTGCAACATTGTGAGGCTACGTTACTTCTTCTACTCGAGTGGAGAGAAG AAAGATGAGGTGTATTTGAATCTGGTGCTGGATTTCGTCCCCGAGACGGTGTACAGGGTCGCTCGGCACTTCAACAAGGCCAAGACCACCATCCCCATCATCTATGTTAAG GTGTACATGTACCAGCTGTTCCGCAGTCTGGCTTATATCCATTCCCAGGGCGTGTGTCACAGAGACATCAAGCCTCAAAACCTCCTGGTGGACCCAGAGACGGCCATCCTCAAACTCTGTGACTTTGGCAG TGCTAAGCAGCTAGTTCGAGGGGAGCCCAATGTGTCCTATATTTGCTCGCGGTACTATCGTGCCCCAGAGCTCATATTTGGCGCCACTGACTACACGTCCAACATTGACATCTGGTCAGCCGGCTGCGTGCTGGCTGAGCTGCTACTGGGCCAGCCCATCTTCCCTGGAGACAGTGGTGTGGACCAACTAGTAGAGATCATCAAG GTTTTGGGGACACCCACGAGGGAGCAGATCCGCGAGATGAATCCTAACTACACAGAGTTCAAATTCCCACAGATCAAAGCACACCCTTGGACAAAG GTGTTTAAGCCTCGTACCCCACCGGAGGCCATTGCCCTCTGCTCCCGACTGCTGGAATACACACCAGTGACCAGGCTGTCTCCCCTGGAGGCCTGCGCGCATGCTTTCTTCGACGAGCTGCGCCAGCCCAACACCCGCCTGCCCAGCGGAAGAGAACTGCCGCTCCTCTTCAACTTCAGCCCCGTCG AGGGCAGCGTGTCAGACAGTACCACCCAGCCCAGCTCAGCACCCGGATCCATCAACAACAGCACCTGA
- the gsk3ab gene encoding glycogen synthase kinase 3 alpha b isoform X1: MPNDSFSHEPFRGIRRCASTPQSPHHHCSTEEERGRRATYIERFLTNMSGSGRPRTSSFAEPPGAPGPAAAGAGSAVAGGSSAGKTGASQASGNSSTSFGNLKLPRDSGKVTTVVATPGQGPDRPQEVSYTDIKVIGNGSFGVVYQARLIDSQEMVAIKKVLQDKRFKNRELQIMRKLDHCNIVRLRYFFYSSGEKKDEVYLNLVLDFVPETVYRVARHFNKAKTTIPIIYVKVYMYQLFRSLAYIHSQGVCHRDIKPQNLLVDPETAILKLCDFGSAKQLVRGEPNVSYICSRYYRAPELIFGATDYTSNIDIWSAGCVLAELLLGQPIFPGDSGVDQLVEIIKVLGTPTREQIREMNPNYTEFKFPQIKAHPWTKVFKPRTPPEAIALCSRLLEYTPVTRLSPLEACAHAFFDELRQPNTRLPSGRELPLLFNFSPVELSIQPQLNSTLIPPHARAQTSPASHEGSVSDSTTQPSSAPGSINNST, from the exons ATGCCCAATGACTCATTTTCCCATGAACCCTTTCGAGGTATACGTCGTTGTGCGTCAACTCCCCAGTCCCCCCACCATCACTGTTctacagaggaagaaagggggagACGGGCAACCTATATTGAACGCT TTCTCACCAATATGAGCGGCAGCGGGCGGCCCAGGACCAGCTCATTCGCTGAGCCTCCCGGAGCTCCCGGACCTGCTGCAGCCGGAGCCGGATCGGCAGTAGCCGGCGGAAGCTCGGCAGGAAAAACTGGGGCTTCTCAAGCGAGTGGAAACAGCTCGACGAGCTTTGGAAATTTGAAACTGCCTA GAGACAGTGGCAAAGTGACGACGGTGGTAGCCACACCCGGCCAGGGCCCTGATCGCCCACAGGAAGTGTCCTACACAGACATAAAGGTTATAGGAAATGGCTCCTTCGGAGTGGTCTACCAGGCCCGTCTCATCGACAGCCAGGAGATGGTGGCGATTAAGAAAGTTCTCCAAGACAAGAGGTTTAAG AATAGGGAGCTGCAAATTATGAGGAAACTGGACCACTGCAACATTGTGAGGCTACGTTACTTCTTCTACTCGAGTGGAGAGAAG AAAGATGAGGTGTATTTGAATCTGGTGCTGGATTTCGTCCCCGAGACGGTGTACAGGGTCGCTCGGCACTTCAACAAGGCCAAGACCACCATCCCCATCATCTATGTTAAG GTGTACATGTACCAGCTGTTCCGCAGTCTGGCTTATATCCATTCCCAGGGCGTGTGTCACAGAGACATCAAGCCTCAAAACCTCCTGGTGGACCCAGAGACGGCCATCCTCAAACTCTGTGACTTTGGCAG TGCTAAGCAGCTAGTTCGAGGGGAGCCCAATGTGTCCTATATTTGCTCGCGGTACTATCGTGCCCCAGAGCTCATATTTGGCGCCACTGACTACACGTCCAACATTGACATCTGGTCAGCCGGCTGCGTGCTGGCTGAGCTGCTACTGGGCCAGCCCATCTTCCCTGGAGACAGTGGTGTGGACCAACTAGTAGAGATCATCAAG GTTTTGGGGACACCCACGAGGGAGCAGATCCGCGAGATGAATCCTAACTACACAGAGTTCAAATTCCCACAGATCAAAGCACACCCTTGGACAAAG GTGTTTAAGCCTCGTACCCCACCGGAGGCCATTGCCCTCTGCTCCCGACTGCTGGAATACACACCAGTGACCAGGCTGTCTCCCCTGGAGGCCTGCGCGCATGCTTTCTTCGACGAGCTGCGCCAGCCCAACACCCGCCTGCCCAGCGGAAGAGAACTGCCGCTCCTCTTCAACTTCAGCCCCGTCG AGCTGTCTATCCAGCCCCAGCTGAACTCCACGCTCATTCCTCCTCACGCTCGTGCACAGACATCGCCTGCCTCACACG AGGGCAGCGTGTCAGACAGTACCACCCAGCCCAGCTCAGCACCCGGATCCATCAACAACAGCACCTGA
- the znf526 gene encoding zinc finger protein 574 — translation MAEPQDEAEGVYVEHQYMCSECHELFNTLEDVLIHQQIHTGQEGEGDAGEASAVHGDPEMGQSQQYQCLECGSLLMNPEELLLHQEMHMREAGMEVEQQELCEVLETEEARSDAHMSGPVQYQCLDCLALFTSPETWLEHRRTHSRSSTHSNTETTEYVLQPDGTITPLNSVQNYVLSEQQAGEILAQVLAQQQQQQQQQQQQQQQKKHQFVSKPAAPSRSSLLPPVIPTPGSATMHLQILTAQALADGSTAPSQRRSKLPPLLPAMGRSSSAKLGVVENGVQRLELRLGPGVQEDSQHQQPTEVVVIHPYECSECSLLFQTPEDFLQHQGEHFLGQDKESGELGVMSGFEEMRGREETAEKVEDLRIIVTEKKAAVWGKNQQCELCHRSFTSVNRLAAHRRVHEQGTHECPECGKVFKKATSLQTHMRTHSGVARYLCVDCGNGFTTEMTLIMHRKSHTEDPLHKCQFCNKTFTNMTKYLYHRRTHLNRSTSNAPMSVSMVSPPRRASVSALAILQRARDKKHSLVDEANMNLMAPLTEEEMEALGDSQESTRKKADGGEEEQEREESSMEVTEPPEVSADDAQKVGDAAASAPDSALAGAASDPADSAPAAPAGSSDKGPFSCRSCPKTFPSQLLLVHHRRKSHVTERKFICGICGKAFKKQIHVRNHIRIHTGERPFQCSDCGKTFSCLANLMRHNLIHSGVRPFRCDVCHRSFSQSSNLRQHTLLHSSAAMLSCPDCPAIFRWPTKLAAHRYTQHSGAPAPFPCSHCDAGFVTRRQRDGHCLEQHPAQVQAVAGADASKEANSRAEPGKDPTSAASTSASETGGDSAGSTRGGLDCNICGRKLNSPANLRLHRLSHFAMGPGRPRCTPGKRPKAHQCPICGKLFVSSSGVALHQRVHTGERPFPCQVCGKRFRQNTHLREHLRTHSGERPFRCEVCGKGFIQSMHLAEHRRTHTGERPHACPQCGKAFKTFSNLRNHKKTHARQQRLDQEAAALETGPAVAVVDASGVELANGQPQLIQIQTSDLQQAQGTPTIMCNEFGETIAIIETSEGGALPLEQALEIYHTALENGLAMDTVAVDGLQLL, via the exons ATGGCCGAACCCCAGGACGAGGCGGAGGGCGTGTACGTGGAGCACCAGTACATGTGCAGCGAGTGCCACGAGCTGTTCAACACCCTCGAGGATGTGCTGATCCACCAGCAGATCCACACGGGCCAAGAGGGGGAAGGGGATGCGGGCGAGGCCTCGGCCGTCCACGGCGACCCAGAGATGGGGCAGAGCCAGCAGTACCAGTGTCTGGAGTGTGGCAGCCTCCTCATGAACccggaggagctgctgctgcaccaggAGATGCACATGAGAGAGGCCGGGATGGAGGTGGAGCAACAAG AGCTGTGTGAGGTTCTGGAGACGGAGGAGGCCAGATCAGATGCACACATGTCGGGACCGGTTCAGTACCAGTGTCTCGACTGCCTGGCTCTGTTCACCTCACCTGAGACGTGGCTGGAGCACCGGAGGACCCACAGCAGGAGCAGCACCCACAGTAACACAGAAACCACA GAGTATGTGCTGCAGCCGGACGGCACCATCACGCCGCTGAACAGTGTGCAGAACTACGTACTGAGTGAACAGCAGGCGGGGGAGATCTTGGCACAG gtactcgcccagcagcagcagcagcagcagcagcagcaacaacaacaacaacagaagaaacatCAGTTTGTCTCTAAACCTGCGGCACCCTCCCGCTCCTCCCTGCTGCCTCCTGTCATTCCCACCCCGGGCTCGGCCACCATGCACCTGCAGATCCTCACGGCCCAAGCTCTGGCCGACGGCTCCACCGCTCCCAGCCAGCGTCGCTCCAAGCTGCCTCCTCTGTTGCCCGCTATGGGGAGAAGCTCTTCAGCGAAGCTGGGGGTCGTGGAAAATGGCGTCCAGAGGCTGGAGTTGAGGCTGGGCCCCGGCGTCCAGGAGGACAGCCAGCACCAGCAGCCGACGGAGGTGGTGGTCATCCACCCGTACGAATGCTCCGAATGCTCCCTTCTCTTCCAGACCCCGGAGGACTTCCTCCAGCACCAGGGGGAGCACTTCCTGGGCCAGGACAAGGAGAGCGGCGAGCTGGGGGTGATGAGCGGCTTCGAGGAGATgcgggggagggaggagactgCGGAGAAGGTGGAGGACCTGAGGATTATAGTGACGGAGAAGAAAGCGGCGGTCTGGGGCAAGAACCAACAGTGTGAGCTCTGCCACCGCTCCTTCACCTCCGTCAACCGGCTGGCTGCTCACAGGCGCGTTCACGAGCAGGGCACGCACGAGTGTCCCGAGTGCGGCAAGGTGTTCAAGAAAGCGACCTCGCTGCAGACGCACATGCGGACACACTCCGGCGTGGCCCGGTATCTGTGCGTGGACTGTGGCAACGGCTTCACCACGGAGATGACGCTCATCATGCACAG GAAGTCCCACACTGAAGATCCCCTGCACAAGTGTCAGTTCTGCAATAAAACCTTCACCAACATGACCAAGTACCTCTACCACCGCCGGACCCATCTCAACCGTAGTACATCCAACGCGCCTATGtctgtctccatg GTCTCCCCTCCAAGGAGAGCATCCGTCTCTGCCCTCGCCATCCTTCAGAGAGCGAGAGACAAGAAGCATTCCCTCGTGGACGAGGCGAACATGAACCTGATGGCCCCTCTCACcgaggaagagatggaggcaTTGGGGGATTCGCAAGAGAGTACCCGGAAAAAAGCGgatggaggtgaagaggagcaggagagagaggagagcagcatGGAGGTGACGGAGCCACCTGAAGTCAGCGCCGATGACGCGCAGAAGGTCGGAGATGCCGCCGCCTCGGCTCCAGACTCCGCCCTCGCCGGTGCCGCGTCCGACCCCGCCGACTCAGCACCAGCCGCTCCAGCTGGGTCGTCAGACAAAGGGCCTTTTTCCTGCCGTTCATGCCCCAAAACGTTcccctcccagctgctgctcgtGCACCACCGGCGCAAGTCCCACGTGACCGAGCGCAAGTTCATTTGCGGCATCTGCGGAAAGGCCTTTAAGAAGCAGATCCACGTGCGAAACCACATACGCATACACACCGGCGAGAGGCCCTTCCAGTGTTCCGACTGCGGCAAAACCTTCTCGTGTCTAGCCAACCTGATGAGGCACAACCTCATCCACTCTGGCGTGCGGCCGTTCCGCTGCGACGTCTGCCACCGCTCCTTCTCCCAGTCCTCCAACCTCCGCCAGCACACCCTGCTGCACTCCAGCGCCGCCATGCTGAGCTGCCCCGACTGCCCCGCCATTTTCCGCTGGCCCACCAAGCTGGCGGCGCATCGCTACACCCAGCACTCGGGAGCCCCGGCGCCCTTCCCTTGCTCTCACTGCGACGCGGGCTTCGTGACCAGGAGGCAACGAGACGGCCACTGCCTGGAGCAGCACCCGGCGCAGGTGCAGGCCGTCGCGGGGGCGGACGCGAGCAAGGAGGCCAACAGCCGAGCGGAGCCGGGCAAAGATCCGACCTCGGCGGCCTCCACGTCGGCGTCGGAAACGGGGGGGGACTCGGCCGGTTCGACGAGGGGCGGCCTGGATTGCAACATTTGCGGGAGGAAACTCAACTCTCCCGCCAACCTGCGCCTTCACAGACTGAGCCACTTCGCCATGGGTCCCGGGCGGCCCCGGTGCACCCCAGGGAAGCGGCCCAAGGCGCACCAGTGCCCCATCTGCGGGAAGCTGTTCGTGTCCTCCTCCGGCGTCGCGCTTCACCAGCGGGTGCACACGGGCGAGCGCCCGTTCCCCTGCCAGGTGTGCGGGAAGCGCTTCCGGCAGAACACGCACCTGCGGGAGCACCTCCGCACGCACTCGGGCGAGCGGCCGTTCCGCTGCGAGGTGTGCGGGAAGGGCTTCATTCAGAGCATGCACCTGGCGGAGCACCGGCGGACGCACACGGGCGAGCGGCCGCACGCGTGCCCCCAGTGCGGCAAGGCCTTCAAGACCTTCTCCAACCTGAGGAACCACAAGAAGACCCACGCCAGGCAGCAGAGGCTGGACCAGGAGGCCGCCGCCCTGGAGACCGGCCCTGCTGTGGCAGTGGTGGACGCGTCTGGGGTGGAACTAGCCAATGGGCAGCCTCAGCTCATCCAGATACAAACTTCAGATCTGCAGCAG GCGCAGGGCACCCCGACCATCATGTGTAATGAGTTTGGGGAGACCATCGCCATCATTGAGACCAGTGAGGGAGGAGCGCTGCCTCTGGAGCAGGCCCTGGAGATCTACCACACGGCTTTGGAGAACGGCCTCGCTATGGACACGGTCGCCGTAGACGGACTTCAACTCCTCTGA